The following proteins are co-located in the Candidatus Accumulibacter cognatus genome:
- a CDS encoding acyl-CoA/acyl-ACP dehydrogenase, which yields MTEVTSDMQDGLQYLESADSVIRKSLIWIKQQCIGDKGVSNEKLDEHQMASFDLAWCAAESTAARFAAEYARKAAAATSGGVCLEERMARVFCAEALQNIHNRLRARPQSFGLSDADVADLASSTLSRFCQTQLDAGNLEALGREVIALNGVSGAYLLDEHAMMMQDTFRKLATNVVMPLAEEIHREDRIIPPEILDPLTEMGCFGLSIPERYGGLQSDDHEDNMGMIVVTEELSRGSLGAAGSLITRPEILSRALLKGGTEEQRQKWLPQVALGDPLCAIAVTEPDTGSDVAAMRLKASKCDGGWILDGVKTWCTMAGKAGLLLVLARSNPDRSLGHRGLSMFLVEKDSYEGHDFEYRQVQGGVLTGRAISTIGYRGMHSYEVFFDNVFVPDENLVGGPAGEGKGFYFTMAGFAGGRIQTAARAIGVMQAAFERAVSYSQERKAFGKPIGDFQLTLVKLARMATLLTVSRQFTYAVGSLMDQGLGQMEASMVKLFTCRTAEWLTREAMQIHGGMGYAEESPVSRYFLDARVLSIFEGAEETLALKVIARSLIDAV from the coding sequence ATGACTGAGGTCACGAGTGACATGCAGGACGGATTGCAGTATCTCGAATCAGCCGATTCGGTGATCAGGAAATCGCTGATCTGGATCAAGCAGCAATGCATCGGCGACAAGGGTGTCTCGAATGAAAAACTGGACGAGCACCAGATGGCCAGCTTCGATCTGGCCTGGTGTGCCGCTGAATCGACCGCAGCCCGCTTTGCGGCGGAATATGCCCGCAAGGCGGCGGCCGCGACGAGTGGTGGCGTCTGCCTGGAAGAGCGGATGGCCCGGGTATTTTGTGCCGAGGCCTTGCAGAACATCCATAATCGCTTGCGGGCGCGACCGCAGAGTTTCGGTCTGAGCGACGCCGATGTGGCGGACCTGGCCTCTTCGACGCTCAGCCGTTTCTGCCAGACGCAACTGGATGCAGGCAATCTGGAAGCACTGGGCAGGGAAGTTATTGCCTTGAATGGCGTCAGCGGTGCCTACCTGCTCGACGAGCACGCCATGATGATGCAGGACACCTTCCGCAAACTGGCGACCAACGTGGTGATGCCTCTGGCCGAGGAGATCCATCGGGAAGACCGGATCATTCCGCCGGAGATTCTCGATCCGCTGACCGAAATGGGTTGCTTCGGTCTGTCGATCCCCGAGCGTTACGGTGGCCTCCAGAGCGACGACCATGAAGATAACATGGGAATGATTGTGGTCACCGAGGAGCTTTCGCGCGGCTCGCTCGGTGCAGCGGGGAGCCTGATCACGCGCCCTGAAATCCTCAGCCGCGCCCTGCTCAAGGGGGGAACCGAAGAGCAGCGGCAAAAATGGCTGCCCCAGGTAGCGCTCGGCGATCCCTTGTGTGCCATTGCCGTCACCGAACCGGATACCGGTTCCGATGTCGCCGCCATGCGCCTCAAAGCGAGCAAGTGCGATGGCGGCTGGATCCTCGACGGCGTCAAGACCTGGTGCACCATGGCCGGCAAGGCTGGACTTCTGCTGGTTCTGGCGCGCTCCAATCCGGATCGCTCGCTCGGCCATCGGGGGCTCAGCATGTTCCTGGTCGAAAAGGACTCGTATGAAGGGCACGACTTTGAATATCGACAAGTACAGGGTGGCGTATTGACCGGTCGGGCGATTTCGACCATCGGTTATCGCGGGATGCATTCCTACGAGGTCTTCTTCGACAATGTCTTTGTTCCCGATGAAAATCTGGTCGGTGGGCCGGCGGGCGAAGGAAAGGGCTTTTACTTCACCATGGCCGGATTTGCCGGCGGGCGCATTCAGACGGCTGCGCGTGCGATTGGTGTCATGCAGGCCGCATTCGAACGGGCGGTTTCGTATTCCCAGGAACGCAAGGCATTCGGCAAGCCGATCGGCGATTTTCAGCTCACCCTCGTCAAGCTGGCGCGCATGGCGACGCTGCTGACCGTTTCCCGCCAATTCACCTACGCCGTCGGCAGTTTGATGGATCAGGGCCTGGGGCAGATGGAAGCCAGCATGGTGAAACTGTTCACCTGCCGGACAGCCGAGTGGCTCACCCGCGAAGCGATGCAGATTCATGGGGGAATGGGTTATGCCGAGGAGTCGCCGGTCAGCCGTTATTTCCTCGATGCCCGTGTGCTGTCGATATTCGAGGGAGCCGAAGAAACGCTGGCTCTGAAGGTGATCGCCCGCTCTCTCATCGATGCGGTGTAG
- a CDS encoding phosphoenolpyruvate kinase produces the protein MKLTLTRDEMNSYCSELHDSNAVFKSDYPADSFERQPVHTVYGGANLFKAGFASKLGEVALKTLDTYAPNYLVFGRVLGLPGSETLPTNPVYQESLTRALESNPEQVRGVKPAAWLAYTVFNRVLKKLQTEPIEDNRIDFEDGYGNRPDVEEDGHAVAAADEVAKGMRENLLSPFVGIRIKTFSDECKVRAIRTLDIFLTRLAENTGGKLPQNFIVTLPKVVTATQVSTCARILENLEARLGFPKDSLRMEIMIETTQSIINFKGENTVPLLVAAAGGRCRSAIFGTYDYTASCNITAAHQSHTHPACDFARHVLQVSLAGTGITISDGATTSMPIGPHKAARDAVLTAQQMDENRAVVHAAWKLHYDNIMHSMRHAFYQGWDLNPGQLPVRYAAVDTFFLSGLQDASARLNAFLNKAAQATLVGNTFDDAATGQGLLNFFLRGMACGAITEQEVLATGITLEELRSRSFVRIVNNRAKQ, from the coding sequence ATGAAGCTCACGCTGACCCGCGACGAAATGAATTCCTATTGCAGCGAGCTGCACGATTCCAATGCAGTTTTCAAGTCAGATTACCCGGCGGACTCCTTTGAGAGGCAGCCGGTGCACACGGTTTACGGCGGTGCCAATCTGTTCAAGGCCGGCTTCGCCTCCAAATTGGGGGAAGTGGCACTCAAGACTCTCGACACCTATGCGCCCAACTACCTGGTGTTTGGCCGCGTTCTGGGTCTGCCGGGGTCGGAGACGCTGCCGACCAACCCCGTCTACCAGGAAAGCCTGACGCGTGCCCTGGAAAGCAATCCTGAGCAGGTGCGCGGGGTCAAACCGGCGGCGTGGCTGGCTTACACGGTGTTCAACCGGGTCCTGAAAAAGCTGCAGACCGAGCCGATCGAGGACAATCGCATCGATTTCGAGGATGGCTACGGCAATCGTCCCGACGTGGAGGAAGACGGCCATGCCGTTGCGGCTGCCGATGAAGTCGCCAAAGGCATGCGCGAGAATCTGCTCTCGCCATTTGTCGGTATTCGCATTAAAACGTTTTCGGACGAGTGCAAGGTTCGCGCGATTCGTACGCTGGACATTTTCCTGACCCGCCTGGCCGAGAATACCGGTGGCAAATTGCCACAGAATTTCATCGTCACGCTTCCCAAGGTGGTCACCGCGACGCAAGTTTCGACCTGCGCCAGGATTCTCGAGAATCTCGAAGCCCGACTCGGCTTTCCGAAGGATTCTCTGAGAATGGAAATCATGATCGAAACCACCCAGTCGATCATCAATTTCAAGGGCGAAAACACGGTGCCGCTGCTGGTCGCAGCGGCTGGCGGCCGTTGCCGCTCGGCGATTTTCGGGACCTACGATTACACGGCTTCGTGCAACATCACGGCGGCACACCAGAGTCACACCCATCCGGCCTGCGATTTTGCCCGCCATGTGTTGCAGGTCAGCCTCGCCGGAACCGGCATCACCATCAGCGACGGTGCGACCACCAGCATGCCGATCGGTCCCCACAAGGCCGCCAGGGACGCCGTGCTGACGGCCCAGCAGATGGATGAGAATCGCGCCGTCGTGCATGCTGCCTGGAAGCTGCACTACGACAATATCATGCACTCGATGCGGCACGCCTTCTATCAGGGGTGGGATCTCAATCCGGGGCAGTTGCCGGTGCGCTATGCGGCGGTCGATACCTTCTTCCTCAGCGGTCTGCAGGATGCCTCGGCCAGGCTGAACGCATTCCTGAACAAGGCCGCCCAGGCGACACTGGTGGGCAATACCTTCGACGATGCGGCAACAGGGCAGGGCCTGCTGAACTTCTTCCTGCGGGGAATGGCGTGCGGAGCGATCACCGAGCAGGAAGTGCTGGCGACAGGGATCACCCTGGAAGAGCTGCGCTCGCGATCTTTCGTTCGCATTGTCAATAATCGGGCCAAACAATAG
- a CDS encoding protein meaA: MSASRKNRDQPWLMRTYSGHSSARASNALYRTNLAKGQTGLSVAFDLPTQTGYDADSPLARGEVGKVGVPISSIEDMDQLFDQIPLDQMNTSMTINATAAWLLSLYIGLAQRRGIDPTRLSGTTQNDIIKEYLSRGTYIYPPGPSMRLIADTINYTVRHVPKWNPTNICSYHLQEAGATPVQELAYALCTAMAVLDRVKASGEIAPEAFPQVVERISFFVNAGIRFVEECCKLRAFGEMWDELTLSRYQVADPKLRRFRYGVQVNSLGLTEPQPENNVQRIVLEMMSVVLSKRARARAIQLPAWNEAMGLPRPWDQQWALRMQQVMAFETDLLEYDDILDGSPVIAAKVRELVEGAQREIENVEAQGGIIAAIESGYIKRELVGSHMNRLRAIESGDLKIIGVNCFQETAESPLTVGSDGAIMKTDPAAEREQIERLQAHRRNRNDADVRAALQGLGDAARSGENIMPSSIRCALAGVSTGEWGDSLRAVFGEFRPPTGIDIAIDSREVLGKKNQVTELRTRVASTGHALGRPLKLLVGKPGLDGHSNGAEQVAVKARDVGFEVVYDGIRLTPQQIAQAAQEEGVHMVGLSILSGSHMELVESVLQELRLRDLSNVPVIAGGIIPREDADKLLAIGVRAVYTPKDFNLNAIMEDMVDVIRECNGLERFALPQ; encoded by the coding sequence ATGTCTGCCTCCCGAAAAAATCGCGATCAACCCTGGTTGATGCGGACCTACAGCGGTCACAGCTCGGCCAGGGCATCCAACGCCCTGTATCGAACCAATCTTGCCAAAGGCCAGACGGGATTATCGGTGGCCTTCGATCTGCCGACGCAGACCGGTTACGACGCCGACAGTCCACTGGCGCGGGGCGAGGTCGGCAAGGTCGGTGTGCCCATCTCGTCGATCGAGGATATGGATCAGTTGTTCGACCAGATCCCGCTCGATCAGATGAATACCTCGATGACCATCAATGCCACGGCGGCATGGCTCTTGTCACTGTACATCGGCCTGGCGCAACGGCGAGGCATCGATCCGACCAGGCTGAGCGGCACCACCCAGAACGACATCATCAAGGAATATCTCTCGCGGGGTACCTATATCTATCCGCCGGGTCCATCGATGCGCCTGATCGCGGATACGATCAATTACACGGTCAGGCATGTACCGAAATGGAATCCGACCAATATCTGCAGCTATCACCTGCAGGAGGCGGGGGCGACACCGGTTCAGGAGCTGGCCTACGCCCTGTGCACCGCGATGGCGGTTCTCGATCGGGTCAAGGCTTCCGGTGAAATCGCTCCGGAGGCGTTTCCGCAGGTCGTCGAGCGGATCTCGTTCTTTGTCAATGCCGGCATACGTTTCGTCGAAGAGTGTTGCAAGCTGAGGGCATTTGGCGAAATGTGGGACGAGCTGACCCTGTCCCGCTACCAGGTGGCAGATCCCAAGCTGCGCCGATTCCGTTATGGCGTGCAGGTGAACTCCCTGGGCCTGACCGAGCCGCAGCCGGAAAACAATGTGCAGAGAATCGTTCTCGAAATGATGTCGGTGGTGCTCTCGAAACGCGCAAGAGCCCGCGCCATCCAGCTCCCGGCGTGGAACGAGGCGATGGGTCTGCCGCGCCCCTGGGATCAGCAATGGGCGCTACGGATGCAGCAGGTGATGGCTTTCGAAACCGACCTGCTGGAGTACGACGATATTCTCGATGGGTCACCGGTCATTGCCGCCAAGGTCAGGGAGCTGGTCGAGGGTGCCCAAAGGGAAATCGAGAATGTCGAAGCCCAGGGCGGGATCATTGCCGCGATCGAATCCGGCTACATCAAGCGCGAACTGGTCGGCAGTCACATGAACCGCTTGCGTGCCATCGAGTCGGGCGACCTAAAGATCATCGGAGTGAACTGCTTCCAGGAAACGGCGGAATCGCCGCTGACCGTGGGCAGTGATGGCGCCATCATGAAGACCGATCCGGCAGCCGAGCGTGAGCAAATCGAGCGGCTGCAGGCGCATCGCCGGAACCGCAACGATGCCGACGTTCGGGCTGCCTTGCAGGGTCTCGGCGATGCCGCCAGGAGTGGCGAAAACATCATGCCCAGTTCGATTCGCTGTGCGCTGGCGGGAGTCAGCACCGGCGAATGGGGCGATTCATTGCGTGCGGTATTCGGCGAGTTCAGGCCACCGACGGGGATCGACATTGCCATTGACAGCCGCGAAGTCCTGGGCAAGAAGAATCAAGTCACCGAATTGAGAACCCGGGTCGCCAGTACGGGCCATGCGCTCGGCCGCCCGCTCAAACTGTTGGTCGGCAAACCCGGACTGGATGGGCATTCCAATGGGGCCGAACAGGTGGCCGTCAAGGCCAGGGATGTCGGCTTCGAGGTCGTCTACGATGGCATCCGGCTGACGCCGCAACAGATTGCCCAGGCGGCTCAGGAGGAAGGGGTGCATATGGTTGGCCTGTCGATCCTTTCCGGAAGTCATATGGAGCTGGTGGAGTCGGTTCTTCAGGAACTGCGCCTGCGTGATCTCTCGAATGTGCCGGTGATTGCTGGCGGAATCATTCCGCGGGAAGACGCCGACAAATTGCTGGCAATCGGTGTGCGCGCGGTCTACACGCCCAAGGACTTCAATTTGAATGCCATCATGGAGGACATGGTGGACGTGATCCGCGAATGCAACGGTCTCGAACGGTTTGCCTTGCCACAGTGA
- a CDS encoding methylmalonyl Co-A mutase-associated GTPase MeaB, which produces MTPVHLPDPEQLAVRIMRGERAAVASGLNLLDNKLAEARNRSASLLALLSGERWLNDGHLIGVTGPPGAGKSSLVAAMIREWRLSGRTVGVLAVDPSSRPELGGGALLGDRIRIKNSSHDEGLFIRSLANRNQLGGVATEVWPMSWLMLACFDIVVIETVGVGQTEIDIAEIGDTVCYVAQPASGDTIQYLKSGIIEIPDIFAVNKSDLGAPARKTASEIGRSASRQDRRENWDYPVCLVSATMNTGIKPFHDHFDRHRKFLANAGLLDKLRIRHQSAWVMRLLKEEFGTFGLELAGGQTVIGERLRENRFNQFEEYERMRKHILSRFLSVNQPSSLTTKEYLDEQTIV; this is translated from the coding sequence ATGACTCCAGTCCATCTTCCCGATCCCGAGCAGTTGGCGGTACGGATCATGCGCGGAGAGCGGGCGGCGGTTGCCAGTGGCCTGAATCTGCTGGACAACAAGCTTGCCGAGGCGCGCAACCGTTCGGCAAGCCTGCTGGCTTTACTGTCCGGCGAGCGCTGGCTGAATGATGGTCACCTGATCGGGGTGACTGGGCCTCCTGGTGCCGGAAAGTCCTCGCTCGTTGCCGCGATGATTCGCGAGTGGCGCTTGTCAGGCAGGACGGTCGGGGTGCTCGCGGTGGACCCGTCCAGCCGCCCCGAGCTGGGTGGTGGCGCTCTGCTTGGGGATCGCATCCGTATCAAGAACTCGTCGCACGACGAAGGTCTGTTCATCCGCTCGCTGGCCAATCGCAACCAGTTGGGTGGGGTGGCTACCGAGGTCTGGCCGATGAGTTGGCTGATGTTGGCCTGTTTCGATATCGTCGTGATCGAGACGGTCGGTGTCGGCCAGACCGAGATCGATATTGCCGAAATCGGCGATACGGTCTGTTACGTCGCGCAGCCGGCCTCAGGGGATACCATCCAGTATCTGAAGTCGGGGATCATCGAAATTCCGGATATTTTCGCGGTCAATAAGTCTGACCTGGGTGCCCCGGCACGCAAGACGGCCAGCGAAATCGGTCGCAGTGCGTCCCGGCAGGATCGCCGGGAGAATTGGGATTATCCGGTATGTCTGGTGAGTGCGACGATGAATACTGGGATCAAACCGTTTCACGATCATTTTGACAGGCACCGCAAGTTTCTCGCCAATGCCGGCTTGCTGGACAAACTGCGGATTCGCCATCAGAGTGCCTGGGTAATGCGCTTGCTGAAAGAGGAATTCGGAACTTTTGGCCTGGAGCTGGCTGGCGGCCAAACCGTTATTGGCGAGCGGCTGAGAGAAAATCGATTCAATCAGTTCGAAGAATACGAGCGTATGCGAAAGCATATTCTCTCCAGATTTTTGTCGGTAAACCAACCAAGCAGTCTAACCACAAAGGAGTATCTTGATGAGCAAACAATTGTATGA
- the ccrA gene encoding crotonyl-CoA carboxylase/reductase — MSKQLYELGEKPPLGEVPEKMHAWLVRQDRFGKPTEAFQQEVVNTPSIADDEVLVYVMAAGINYNNVWAALGIPVNVIAARNKGGEPEDFHIGGSDASGIVYKVGKDVTNVKVGDEVVMHCGQYSRNCEWVKKGGDPMYSPTFKIWGYETNYGSFAQFTRVQAQQCMPKPRHMTWEESAAYTLVAATAWRMLHGWGASSIKKGDVALIWGGAGGLGSMAIQIAKAVGATSVAMVSGEDKFDYCMKLGAKGCINRNDFDHWGMLPHWKDNAGYAKWLKGVRSFGAKIWEVLGEKRAPNIVFEHPGESTIPTSIFVCETGGMVVVCAGTTGYNATVDLRYLWMRQKRLQGSHFANTEQANQMNELALRGLLDPCMSRVFTYEELPIAHQLMHDNKHPHGNMSVLIGATEFGQGASGKPPVAMVHPTLPKGDVHTTPAPYPMSVPLPSIAEGEALTIADDGTRVRDLMHRGIISCTPDDTVGTVAKIMVDKEIHAVVVMDEQGMAVGVVSQTDMVLARQGRTPDQARAMLAREVMTPGCATCDADMLLSDAVSLLTARRMHRLVVTEKDQPVGVLSMTDVVRKIIGE, encoded by the coding sequence ATGAGCAAACAATTGTATGAATTAGGTGAAAAGCCTCCCTTAGGCGAAGTCCCGGAGAAAATGCACGCCTGGCTGGTCCGCCAGGACCGCTTTGGCAAACCCACCGAAGCGTTTCAGCAAGAAGTGGTCAATACTCCATCGATCGCTGATGACGAGGTGTTGGTCTATGTGATGGCCGCCGGCATCAACTACAACAATGTCTGGGCAGCACTCGGCATTCCCGTCAATGTCATCGCTGCCCGCAACAAGGGCGGTGAACCCGAGGACTTTCATATTGGCGGCAGCGATGCGTCCGGCATCGTCTACAAGGTCGGCAAGGATGTCACCAACGTCAAGGTCGGTGACGAAGTGGTGATGCATTGCGGTCAGTACAGCCGCAATTGCGAGTGGGTCAAGAAAGGTGGCGATCCGATGTACTCGCCGACCTTCAAAATCTGGGGTTACGAAACCAATTATGGCAGTTTTGCCCAGTTCACCCGGGTGCAGGCCCAGCAGTGCATGCCCAAGCCCAGGCACATGACCTGGGAGGAGTCGGCGGCGTATACGCTGGTTGCGGCCACCGCCTGGCGGATGCTGCATGGCTGGGGTGCCAGCTCGATCAAGAAGGGCGATGTCGCGCTGATCTGGGGCGGTGCTGGCGGCCTCGGATCGATGGCGATCCAGATCGCCAAGGCGGTCGGTGCAACGTCGGTCGCCATGGTCTCGGGCGAGGACAAGTTCGACTATTGCATGAAGCTGGGTGCCAAAGGTTGCATCAACCGCAATGACTTCGATCACTGGGGAATGCTCCCGCACTGGAAGGACAATGCCGGTTATGCCAAGTGGCTGAAGGGCGTGCGCTCCTTTGGCGCGAAGATTTGGGAAGTGCTGGGCGAGAAGCGGGCGCCGAACATCGTCTTCGAGCATCCCGGCGAATCGACCATCCCGACGTCGATCTTCGTTTGCGAGACCGGCGGCATGGTGGTCGTCTGCGCCGGCACCACGGGCTATAACGCGACGGTTGATCTGCGCTATCTGTGGATGCGGCAGAAGCGCCTGCAAGGCTCGCATTTTGCCAATACCGAGCAGGCCAACCAGATGAACGAGCTGGCGCTGCGCGGCCTGCTCGATCCCTGCATGTCGCGGGTCTTCACTTACGAGGAGTTACCGATTGCCCATCAGTTGATGCACGACAACAAACATCCACACGGCAACATGTCGGTGCTGATCGGCGCCACCGAGTTCGGTCAGGGCGCCAGTGGCAAGCCACCCGTTGCGATGGTGCACCCGACGCTACCCAAGGGCGACGTCCATACCACACCGGCGCCTTATCCGATGTCCGTACCGCTGCCGAGCATTGCCGAGGGCGAAGCGCTGACCATTGCAGACGATGGCACCAGGGTTCGCGATCTGATGCATCGGGGCATCATCTCCTGCACGCCGGACGATACCGTCGGCACCGTCGCCAAGATCATGGTGGACAAGGAAATTCATGCGGTGGTGGTGATGGATGAGCAGGGCATGGCCGTCGGCGTCGTATCGCAGACCGATATGGTGCTGGCGCGGCAGGGCCGGACACCGGATCAGGCGCGCGCGATGCTGGCCAGGGAAGTCATGACCCCAGGTTGCGCGACTTGCGATGCCGACATGCTGTTGAGTGATGCGGTCAGTCTGCTGACGGCCCGGCGCATGCATCGCCTAGTGGTGACCGAGAAGGATCAGCCGGTCGGCGTGCTTTCGATGACCGACGTGGTGCGCAAGATCATCGGCGAATAA
- a CDS encoding MaoC family dehydratase: MLQAIRFPPQAELAAKVQVDMQQARHPHYGRYLEEFVPGQVFVHPRGFTFLRAQMESFARTYMQCNPLYLNEEYARASGFAGLVASPQMVFNVVLSLGVQNDSEKAMANLGYYDAQYLRPVHELDTIRSLTKVIDRKERGAGKPGIVTIRTLGINQDDQVVLQYERKIMVAGQGDRPSTTPLPAAAVMPAFPWVDEAEVFLPDFPERLPSGLTGPNSWFEDFSVGDIIVHANGRTITDEHLPLTYAVGNTHPLHFDRVFSSGLSGKMSGDPIVYGGLVFAWLEGLASRDVSENSVWELGFTEGYHTQPSIAGDTVAALSRVLAVEDAPGELGAKFGIVSFQLIGVKNISASAALARHGGDLFIKENDKKAMDKEKIDEKIFEIERRLLIRKRG, translated from the coding sequence ATGTTGCAGGCAATTCGTTTCCCACCACAAGCCGAACTGGCCGCCAAAGTGCAGGTGGACATGCAGCAAGCCCGCCATCCGCACTATGGCCGCTATCTGGAGGAGTTCGTGCCGGGGCAGGTGTTTGTTCACCCGCGTGGTTTCACCTTCCTCCGTGCTCAGATGGAGTCCTTTGCTCGGACCTACATGCAGTGCAATCCGCTCTACCTCAATGAGGAATATGCCAGGGCCAGCGGCTTCGCGGGTCTGGTGGCATCACCGCAGATGGTCTTCAATGTCGTTCTCTCGCTGGGTGTGCAGAATGACTCGGAAAAGGCGATGGCCAACCTTGGCTATTACGATGCCCAGTACCTGCGGCCGGTTCATGAGCTGGATACCATTCGCTCGCTGACCAAGGTCATCGACCGTAAGGAGCGCGGTGCCGGCAAGCCGGGTATCGTGACCATCCGGACCCTGGGCATCAACCAGGACGACCAGGTGGTGCTGCAGTACGAACGTAAAATCATGGTTGCCGGCCAGGGAGACCGTCCGTCAACCACCCCCTTGCCGGCGGCTGCGGTAATGCCCGCTTTCCCCTGGGTCGACGAGGCCGAGGTCTTTCTGCCGGACTTCCCGGAACGGCTTCCGTCCGGATTGACCGGTCCCAATTCCTGGTTCGAGGATTTTTCCGTTGGCGACATCATCGTCCACGCCAACGGCCGAACGATCACCGACGAGCATCTGCCGCTGACTTATGCGGTGGGCAATACCCATCCGCTGCATTTCGATCGGGTCTTCAGTTCCGGCTTGTCGGGCAAGATGAGCGGTGATCCGATCGTTTATGGGGGCCTGGTCTTCGCCTGGCTAGAGGGCCTGGCGAGTCGCGATGTCAGTGAAAACAGCGTTTGGGAGCTCGGCTTTACCGAGGGCTATCACACCCAGCCGTCGATCGCCGGCGATACCGTTGCCGCCCTGTCGCGGGTACTGGCGGTCGAAGACGCTCCGGGCGAGCTGGGCGCGAAGTTCGGCATCGTCAGTTTTCAGTTGATTGGCGTCAAGAACATCAGTGCGTCGGCCGCTCTTGCCAGACATGGCGGGGACCTGTTCATCAAGGAAAACGACAAGAAGGCGATGGACAAGGAAAAGATTGATGAGAAGATTTTTGAGATCGAAAGACGTCTCTTGATCAGGAAAAGGGGATAG